The genomic DNA GATCTCGCCGACGTATCGGTCCACAAACTGTCCCTTCTTAAGGGCTTCCTGGGACCGGACACCTACAACCCGGCGCCGTGTCAGACTCAAGGGGACGTTTCGAGGCTGCACTGCTCCGCTGTCTTATTACATACCCCATCCACGGTCGGTGGTCCGGAAGATCTGCAACGGGACAGCTCGGCCACGTTCGACTACCCGGTTGGGGCAGTCGGTCGTACAAGAGCAGCCTTGGTGGCACTCGTAGAGCGGGACCTTGGAGTTGTGAAGTCTCGACCTGAGAAGGCCAGCCTTGGCGCCATGCATGTGGTAGGCGTACGTTTTCCTCCTCGGGGCATCGACAGCATCCTCGTCATGatcgctgccgtcgtcgctatcgttctcctcgtcgagctcagcAAGGCACTGGCAGCCTGCGAACTGGCAACTGGTCGAGTCAAGGCAATCGCAGCCGCTGCGAAAGCTCACATCAGCTGGcctgacgccgtcgccaaggacGTTGCTGTTGATGAAGCGAAAGCCCCGTGGGAGGGCCTGGTCGTCCACTTCGTTCACAATGGTGACGGGAGCATTGCCATCTGTCGGGAAGTGTCGCAGCTGGCACCAGTGAcagtcgtcgcgctcgtgGGCGTATTGCTAGAGGGCACGGGGTTATCGACAGTGGGCCAGTCACCATGGGCTACATTTCAGGGCCCGCGATAGCTGCGAGAGCCAGCcccatggaggaggagagggatGAGAGGCATGCACTCACCTCTTTGCCGTGGCGAAAAAAGTGTCTACTGGTCACCTCCTCCATGGTGATATCTTAATGGAGCAGTGCCGCGCAGAGGCCTCTTGAATGTGCAGGACAAGTCATGTGCGTTTAGATGTGATTGACACCGACGGAGTGAGTGAAGAAGGGACGGGAGTCGTGGCGGTTGAGAAACGCACTGACAGGACGGAGCAGCGCAGCTCGGTTGCCCGCTGTTGTGGGCCGCGTTCGACAACCTTTACAACCTACCTACAGATTGCGCGGCGCCAAACCACCTGCCCGTGTCACATTCTGGTCTCATTGGGGCATGCTCGCCATTCATCAAGGACCTGTTTCTCATTCatacttttttttttcccaTTTGAAACACGGGAACTTGGTGACATTTTCGGATCCAAGTTTCGGTCAACAAAGTCCCTCTATCCTCGGATGACACGCATCTCACGCCAGCATCGCAAGTGAAGCAACGCACACCATGGTAGAAAAAGTCCTAGAGGATACGACCCTTTTCACTCGTCCGAAGGCTCTGTAATCTCGAGAGCACGTGCTCGCGAACATCGCCTCCCAAACAAGCTTGATTCCCCCCTGCTCTTCACAGCTCCTCTCTAGCCTCCTTGGccctggccttggccgcagcctcggcctcggcagccttTTTCTGGGCAGCTTGGCTGCCTAGATTCAGCTGATGAGAGATCCAGTTCCAGCCCTCTCTCGCCGTCTCTTCAATCTTAGCAAAAATAGTACCGCCAGGGGACGATGTCCCGTGCTTGAAGTACGTCGATTGCCTACGTGCcagggccttgagctcgtctATCTTGGACCCCTGTGGTACGGGCACACCGTAGCTGTCGAGGTACGCCTTGAGATCCGAGTGCGACCACGAGTCAAAAGCGtcgcctttggcggcggcagtagCTGACGAGAGATAGCTGGTCGCCGAGGCGTACGTCGCACCGCCGGCAGTAGATGCCGACGAGTAGGCTGACTGAGCGGCCTTgacaagctcgtcgcgggACGCATCCTTCTTCCTCGCAGcagccttggccgccttgtcgcCATGCTTGGACAGATACTCCTGGAGATTTTTGCGGGAAAAGTCATCAAAGGTCCAAGCCGTCCAGCCTGACGACGCCTTGTGAGAGTGCTTTCGCACGAGTGCACGGAGCTCGTCCGTGTTCGACCGTTGTGGCACGGGGATGCCTCGGGCATCCAGGTATGCCTTGAGTCTGCTCTCCGACCAGAGGCCAATAGCCTGGTTGAAGGCATCCTGTGCCGCCAGCGAGGCGCTATCAGTGGCCTTGGCGTATTCGTTGCGCGCGTTGGACGTGGCGGCACCAAAGGCCGACTTGGCACTGGCGTTGATGGTGTCTCCGAGGAACTCGGCACGGTGCTTGCGGAGAAGGGCGCGGAGCTCATTGATCCGGGTGCCTTGGGGAACCGGAATGCCGTTCTTGTCGGCAAATTCTTTGAGCTGAGACTCGCTCCAAGCATCAATGATCATGTCGGTAAGCGTAGCATATGCGGCttgggcgctggcggtggcgctAGCAGCCTGTCTCTGGGCGTTCAGATACGCCAGCCTAGAGTTACGGCGGACCGAAGCAATGAGCTTGTCGCGAGTCGATGGCTGGGGGGCTGGGAATCCATGCGTGTCCAACCAAGACTTGAGGTCAGATTCGGACCAGGTGGCGTAGAGCCAATTGCCAGGATAGGAGGCAGTTTCGCCagccttcttcgccgccgtctcgtaGGCCGACCGAGCCTTCTGGAGGACGGTGTCACGGTGTCGCGGCTGAGGGACTGCTCACGATGCCCAGTGGTCTTGATTAGCGGCAAACGCGGAGCCGATCGCTACAGCGTGAACAAGGCCACTTACCCGGAATGCCATGCTTGTCGCAAAACGACTTGAGCTGGCTCTCGGTCCACGTGTCGAGGATCCAGTCCTTGACATTGGCCCAGCCATTCTGAGTGGCATCCTCGGTCTCGTACCAGTTCGCCTTGACCTGAGAGATGAGGCTGTCCTttgcgtcgtcggcgtcggatTTTGCATCCTTGCCCCGAGCCTTGAGGTAGGAGCTGAGCTGGGCAGTGTCCCATTTGCTGTACGGCTCAATGATGAGATCGTTCCAGTTCTTCTCGACAAGCGACTCCAGGTCCTTGCGGTCAGCTGGTGTCGGGTAGGGAACGTCATGGTCGGACAGCCAGCGCTCAAGTTCCGTCTCATGCCACTTGTTGTAGACTGCGCGACGCGGTCAGTTACTACTTTGGAAACAGAAAAAAGATTTGTTCAGAAGACGAAGGGAGCCCACGAACCAGCCTTGGATCCCGGGAACCagctgctggcgacgacaCCAGAGGCAGCTAGGCCTGCCGTCAAgatggaggcgaggcacCGCATGGTGATGGTGAACCGTCGGTCAAAGGCAGATTTGTTGGACGTTTTGCAAAGGGGAGTCGCTGGAGAACTATTGACAGTTGGCGGGAGGGTTTGGTTGCAACGGGCGAAAGCAGAGTCGGTAGAGGAAAACGGAGCGAGAAAGCAAAGGGGTGTTTAGAGTGTCGCAGCGGAGGGAGAAGCGTGacgggcgatgacgacgatgtagACGCCTCGAGTCCTACTTTACCCATGACATGGCCGTGTTGGTGCAAGTGCAGGTACCTGACGGGttgcccgccctgctgcttCAATGCACCCCGGGTGCTCTGCCATCCAGCATTTCCTAGCTCGGCGGTGGGCTCGAATGTGTGAGGCAGCTCCAGACCGGTACCTGTACTTGCCGTAGACTGCGCAGGTCCATGTCGTCACCGGAgcgtggccgtggctggaATGTGCCGCCTGGTGACAACCCAACCTCGTCACTGCCATCGATCCCGTCCCCGCATCTCGATCCATCCGGCCACCTACGCACGCAATTCCCGAGTTGGCGTGCGCTAAAAGACCCCAAAAAAAATCCTAACTTTACCTGCTTGGCCGTAAAGGCAGGGAAGCGGCGCAGAGACTGTGCTAAGGTCTCGGACTCGGAGCAAGCAGCTCGTCTCTCCCCAAGCTTGTCAAGGTCGCGACCGAGACTGCGTTTGTTTTTATTTTGGGTGTCATTTTTGCcattttttttctttctttcttcgTTTTTGCTCCTTGGAAACTGGACGAGAGCTGCCGACGTCGTAGAGGAGAGCTTTTCCAGAAGCCGCGCTCTTGCCGTCTTCATTCCAGACCCAGAGCTCCAAGCTGCCGCCACAATGACGTAGTGTGATGAGCCTGATTTGAGCCAAACCACCTGAGCTGCAGCTGGTCCTTATGCCCTGCTCGGCACGCCGCGGTTATAATAACCGCGCCCCGGTTGAGGGAAATTTTAGACGCAGATAAAATGAAAAATCGCCCTTATCCTCTTTTGGCCACCCAAAATTGCCCTGTTGAGCAGAATCGACCAGGGTCATGATTTATGCAAGCGTCTTAATGTACCCTTTGCCGCTTTACCTATTTTATCGTAATGTCTTAGCAACTATACCTAAAAAAGATACTTTTATAGATCGCGGTTATTATAACCGGGCATTTCTTATaaccgcgccgcggcgcggttTTAAAAAATGGCTTTCTTAACTGCGCCCCGGTTAGAGACGCGATATATCGAGGTCTCGAGCGCGTTTagtatattttatatatatattcgAGGGCATAAGAGGGTATTATAAGATAAAGGCCGTCTTTAAGACTAATTAAATATAGGGCTTTCGTTTTTAATACGGTAGAGCGGTAGAATCTATCGTTTTTAACGCAGTAAAGCGGTAAAATctattattagctataaaATTAGCTATAACGAGGGGGGTCGGCGTCGTTATAATATCTCTATAATAGTAAcgttattaataatattataggctTACTTTCCTAATAGCTCTTTTAGCCTTATTTATTAGCGTTATAGCTCTATTAACTATCGTTAATATAAAGCCTTTATTAAGCGAGGATCGTTAGGTCCTTAACGCTAGCGGCCCGGCTATAGCTTAAGAGTATattaatacctttattaaCGGTCTAGAGGACTAGTTTTTCGAGCTCTTTCGTATATATCTAGATACCTTCTAAAAGCTctattaatagctataataaaATACTAAGCTTAAAGGCTTACGATATTAGACATTAAATATAAAGGTCTTAATCTTTCTATTCGTTTATATATAAGGCAAGACGTAAAGGGTTATAGCTAAGTTCTTTAGTATCGCTAAAAGTACTATATCGACTATTTTCTATATTATACTTAAAGCGATAAGGGTATTATATATAAGGTTCGTAAAGCTATCGCTAGATAGCTTTATATCTCTTAAGATCGCGAGGAACTTAAAGCATTACgcttttattaattatattagGGCTATTAATAGCACCCTAATAGCGGTATATATTAAAAGGTAGTATTAACGCCGGTTTTATAATCGAAAAGGCAACTTTacttaaaatatattaatagctatttTACTTAACGGAACTTTTACGTATATATTAGCTAGCGTCGAGGGAagtataaataatatatttcTTTATAGTCTCGCAATAAGTATAAGCTTTAAAGTACCTTAAAGTCGTTATTATCTTAGCGACTCTAGCTTTATAAACTAAAGGGCTATTATTATACCGTTAGTTAGAATTCGTTATTATCTCGATAATTAAGATCGTTAAAGCAGTAATAAACCTTAAGATAGCCGAGAGCTCTTTAATCTTTATTATACCTCTATTTAGGTTATTATCGAGTAGGCATTCGGTTAATTAAAGTATAAGTAGAAGATTATTAAGAAGAACCTATCTAAATACCGCTTTTAAGATTAAATATATATcatatatattattatagggCTCTCGAACTTTATTTAGGTCGATAGAGATAAAGATACTTTATTTAAGGGGCGGTTTAAATAACGATTTATAATAGTTATAAAAAGAGGCTATTAACTAGCTAAATAGTAAGATTATATTAAAGCTACGCGATATAATAGTAAAGGAGATATAGGCTATAAGGCAAAGATATTTCGATAGCTTAAGTAACGATAAATAAAGGTATATATAGTAATagttattataatataggaGGAAGAAAATAAGGTAtagtaaaggtattaaagGCGGCATTATAACAATAGTTAAAAAACGGGTATTATAATAGGTAGCTACCGGCTAGGTAGCTACGTTTAATTTATACCTCCTATAGTAGCTTTATTACGGTCTTCGCCCTTACTTCCTTTAACGCTTATATCCGGCCTTAGCTATCGATTTAATAGCTTTTTCTTTATTATAAGGTTATCTCTATTACTATTCTATATTATAGTATAAAACGGCTTCGTAATAACCTCGCTAAAGGTAAGATACCACTCGAGAGAGACCTTAGGTATTACCTAATAGTCTCGTAATATAGCCTTAACGTTATTAACGCCTAGCTTGCGGTTAAGCGCTAAAGCTATAAATAAGGCAGCTATATAAATCGACGTAATAAATAAGTCTATCAAGCTCGTAATGCCCTCTAATAAGTCTAAGTTAATAGCTAACTTCTTTACCCGACGATAGGCTTAGATTACCTTTACCTTCTATTTTAACCTCTCGAACCTCGATACCTCCGACTATAATATATCCGTTCGAATTAATACCGCTAGCGTTATTAATAATAACGGCTAAGTTAAGGTATTAAAAGATATCTACCTCGCCGGTCTACTTAAGGTATTATTATCGCCTTTATTATTAGCGAAAGGATCGTTATTATTACCGTTACTTTCTAAGTTAACTCTCTTAATACCCTTAATATCGctagctttaataatataattactAAATAGCATATTCCTTAAAaatactatattatatagactaGCTTAAGGTAACCTAAGGGTTCGAAGCTAAAGCTATTATagatatttattaatatatattatttattatatatttattactATAATAAGACTAATATCCTCGTTATAGCTTAAGCTAGTACTATAATAATCCCTTATCTATAGGAAGTAATAGTATTTCTTCTTAAGGTTACGATAATAGTTAAGTAGCTAGTCTTTAGTCTAGTTAAGAGATAGAAATAGAAAGCGGGCTTTTAAATAAGGTATAATCGCTAATATTACGATCTTTAACTAGGCATTCTTATCTAAGTCAAGACGACCCTTATTATAGGCTTCCTATAGGTACTTAAGGAATAAGATCGTTATCTCTAGCTTCTATAAATACTATAGCGGCTTTACTAGCGCCTTAGCTATAGTCTTCTTTATCTTTAGCTTCGTTATATTACTCGACGTAATTAGCTACGAAATTACCTAGGACTCTATCTCTTCTATCGACTCAGTAAGGGTAGTAATCTTTTCGTCGGCGGTAGGGGTAATAGTCTTTTCGTCGGCAGTAAGGGTAATAGTCTCTTCGTCGGCGGTAATAGTAGTAGTCTCTTCGTTAGCATCGCCCCTTACGATAATTAAAGCGCTATTTATAGGCTATTAACCGTCTTCTATATCGATATAACGAATAGTAGTCTACCGGTTCCTACGGCGCGGAGGCATCTCTAACGGTTATAAAAGTActatattataaaagtaCTATATTTAAGGGCATATTAAAGGCATTACGGACTAGCTATACGAAAAAGACCCCTATAGACTACGGTAGAATCTAATTGCTGACCCGATTAGGCAGGCGGCGAAGCTTATATACATAACTTGCTGACAGGGGTTAAAACGGGTCAAAAGGGGTACTTTGACCCCCCTGCTGCAGTTATGCCCTCTTAAAAAGTCACTTTTCAAAAAGCCCGGTTATCGTAACCGCGcgtgccgagcagggccttaGGTGGGAACTGCCACGAACACTGACTTTCACCCTGTCAGCGCTGTTAGGTAAGGCACGAGGATACGTAGGTACCTCGCACGGCGCACGGCACCCGACGCCTCGGGCTTCGCTTCCACGGGGCGGGccagtacctaggtaggtaaggtagggGGTAACTACCAGGTACCCCCTGCCAGGACGCGAGTTCGGGAGCAAAACCTCCGGCGGCTAGTACCTTCCAACTAATCTAGCCCCCCGGATCGAAAGCCATGAACAGGCAACACACGACAGCCGCGTTCGGGGTACCCCATTCCCATGGTCTCTAACTTGGTTGcataggtaaggtaggtagccAGCGTCCCGCCAACGCAACACGTGTGACGTCGAAGCTGTTAGATAGGTagtcggccgcggcgtggcggcacggcgcgcaaCACGAACATGCATATGGCCCCGAGCAACGCCTCGGAAGCAACCAAGTGGGCAGTCCGCGCCAGGAACCCGGTCGCCTATTATTGTTACAAAGTCTACTCTTCGTGCGTCTATGGACCAACTGCTACGTAGCAGCCAGGCTCGTCTGCGGGCGCGGCATCCGCCCAAACTCCACATGTCTGCCCACgtcttgccgttgccgccacGCGCAACAACCGCCCACGCCTTTGCTCCTGGGAGCCCGCCTGAACATGACGGTGCATCATGCGTAAAAGTTGACAGTCTGTAGACCGTGGTCAGCTCACTGCGTTCGTCGCCCCCTGCGCTTCTGGTGTTACTCacgtccttcttcttggcctgtACTTCGGCAATTGCGTCCACGTAGTGCTCGTGTCCAATCTTGTTCTTGCCAGACCGCAGCGCAATcatgcccgcctcgacgcaTACCGCCTTGAGCATGGCTCCGCCGAATTCGTCTGTGCTGCGCGCCAGTTCTCCCCAGTTGACCCCCGGGTCGACCTTCATCTTGCGCGAGTGAATCTTGAGAATCTGTGCGCGCGCCTCCTCATTTGGCAGCGGGAACTCGATCTTACGATCCAATCGCCCAGAACGCAGAAGGGCCGGGTCCAGCACGTCAACCCTGTTCGTCGCTGCCAACACCTTGATCCGGTCGTCCGACGCGAAGCCATCTAGCTGGTTAAGAAGCTCCAACATGGTGCGCTGCACTTCTCGATCGCCGCTCTTTTCGCTATCAAATCGCTTGGTGCCTAccgcgtccagctcgtcgatgaagatgatggctGGCGCCTTCTCCTTTGCAAGTGCAAAACAGTCGCGGACCAGTTTCGCGCCGTCACCGATGAACATTTGAACAAGCTGAGGTCCGGCCAGCTTTAGGAACGTCGCATCCGTCTGGGCCGCACAAGCTCTAGCCAACAGCGTCTTGCCTGTACCAGGAGGTCCGTACATCAACGCGCCTGTATACCTGGTCAGCGAACAGTTATTTCAACAGTGTCTCAAGCACCTGACGAGCATCCCAGAGCGCGGGGCCCAGGCCATGACAAGAGCCGGACGTGCACTTACCCTTGGGTGCCTTGATGCCAATCTTCTTAAACCGGTCAGCTTCTTTCATGGGCCACACGATAGCCTCAACTAATTCTTCAATCTGCTTATCCAATCCTCCCACATCAGTGTACTGCTCCGTCGGCTTTTCGTCCACCTCCATAGCCTTGACCCTACTATCGTACTCGGCAGGAAGCGTGTCGAGAATGAGGTACGAATCCTTGTTGACGCCGATAAGATCGCCGGGTTTCAATTTATCCGAATCCACAAGGCCGATGAGCGGGAGGAAGATGGTTTGCCGGGTCGAGGTCTTGATGACGGCCGACTTGCCCACCCTCGTAGCATCCAAGTCGATGTTGGCACCCTCCTCGGATGATTCAGCAGTAGGGTCTAGGtcaagcagctcgacgacgttTCCGACGAGGTAGGGCAGTTGCCTATTGACTACCGTTAGCCATCACGCGTTCCCGACACAGCTCATCAGACGGCCGAAGAACTAAAAGCATACCTGTTGTTGGCAATCTTGTCCACGTTGTCCTTGATCTTTTCACCCATGGCTGCCTTCTCGTGTGATAGCCGAGATAGCTCGCTCTTCATGATCCGTGAATCATTTTCGAGTAGTCGCTTCCGCGTTTGGATGTCTTGGGTGCTGAGGCCTCGAATCTCGTCATCGAGGATatcatcctcgtccttgtccttcatgacctcatcgccatcttTGCCATTGTTCTGGTCGTCttcccggccgccgtctcgctTGCGATCGTCTTTGTCCCGGCGGTCGAGATCGTCAAGCTCCTCGAGTGTCGACATGGTGCCAGCAGAGTCGGACTCGCCCACAAGCTTCTAAGGTCGGGATGGGGATGAGCAAGGGAGCAGCTGCGCGTTGCTCAAAGAGTGCTGCGGAGGAGAGAAAAAGCCTCCGTGTGGGTTAAGGAATTCAACAGTTGCGATGACGAAGGCAGCGATGAAATTGACGGTTGGATTGCCGTGGTGTGGGCAGGGTGAGGCCGAGCGGCAATGTTGCATGCCAGACGactaggtaaggtagtaaGGTAATGAGCCAACGAAGGTACCTCAGGCTGGACCTTAGGCAGTGAGCAGGGTGCGCAATCCCGGAGCACCAGCCTCCACTGTTGGAGCACGTAGTAGTGGCAATTGAGATTGTGCTAATCGTGCCTGCCTCAGTTAAGTGTGGCGGGGAGAAATGGAACACATCGCTATACTTGCGACAGGCTAACCTATGATGTACTGATGCCATACCATTTGGTTGCGAAAAGGACTTCAAAAGGTCGCAAGCTCGGGTACTCTCCAGCCACACTGGCGGTCTGGTGGTGGACGTGAGAGGCTTTGTTCTCGGTGCGGCCCCACTTTGATCCGACATGGCTCGCAGAGGAGATGCGCTCAGAATTATGTTGATGGACCCTGTCAAGTCTCTCTTTGCCTCTCTGTGCCTGCATGAAACGGCGCAATCGGCCTGTTCCACCGCCGCGATCTGCGTCGGCGCAAAACGAGGTAGAGAGACGAATTGAATCGGACTCTTTCTCAAACGAGTGCTAAATTCCTGCAGCTATGGTACGAGGACTAGGTCATTCCGCAGGGCCTTGCTTAAGGCAGCTGGCTCGCAAGCGGACGGCAACAATCAGAAGCTCCTGGGCCGCTTGTGCCTCTCGAGGGTTCTGTACGGGCACTGGTTTATCAACACAGGTGGCTTCGGCTTCTTCGACACATGCGGGACTGCAGCCTGTCGACTACGCACCGGCCACAAAGCCACCGAGCGCGAGACCAATCGATACCAGGAAGAGCCAACTTATTCGGACGTACACGTCGCTATTACGAACGACGCCCCTTGTTCTGTTCTTCCAGCATAGCAACTTGACGGCGGTGGaatgggcggcggtgaggcGTGAGCTCAAAAAGGCCTTGGCCGCTGTCCCAACCCCTGTCGCTATGGACGGGACGGTGTCGATGGACCTCTCTCCACGAGTTCAACTCCAGGTTTTGCGCACCAACATGTTCGATGTGGCTTTGAAGATCGTCGAATTCTACGAcccaacagcggcagcggcgtcggccctCACGGCGCGAACAGAGCGTGGCCCGCTCGTGCACGACTTGTCGCGAGCGGCGTACGAGACACTCCGTAAAACCGAGATCCCCATCGATTCTATGTACGCGCAAATCGAGCCGCTCATGGTTGGTCCGTTGGCCTCTCTCGTGATGCCAGCCGTCTCCCCAGCCCATCTGGCTGCTGCGTTGAGCGTCCTTGCACCGATTCCGGGCAAGTttccggcgccgacgagaaaGAAGAACCCGGGCTACCACGATCCGACCTGTCAAAACGGCTTGGCTAAGCTGCTACTCATTGGTGGGCGGATAGAAGGCAAGGTTTTTGACCAGGCTGGCGTCACTCGGGTGGGCGGCATTGAGGGCGGCATGGATGGGCTGCGCGCTCAACTTGTTGCTCTCCTCCAGGGCGCGGGTTTGGGTATCACGAATGCTCTGgaaggcggcagcaggaATTTGTGGCTGACCCTGGAAGGGCGCAAGAGCCAGCTGGAGGATGTGCCAAAATCATGAGAGTGGCCTTGGCCGGCTTGTGGTGTGACGATATTGTAATGGATAGATCAAGATGTGTGACAGTTCGTGTATAAATGAAACTAGATATACTTAAGCATAATGTAggggacgaggccgcgcgaTTGTCACAACACAGCATCTCCAGGGCAAGGTGTTCTTTTCGTCTTGTCTAAAGCATGTTACTAACGCGACGAGGATACCATTTTTCCAGTTGAGTTGACGACAAATGTAATACGTACCTACGAAGTAGATAGTTACCTTGCAGGCTGAAGTGGGCGTCGTTGGAGTGACGGGTGCTCCCGTACCCATTACAGGCCGAACACCCATCAAAAAGGCACTAGACTCGAGGCTTGGATAGCGGGCACCAAAGGTagtagtaccttaccttggtacctaGGTACACCTAAGTACCTAATGCCTCACCTACCTCTATAGTAGTACCTCAGTATCTGGGTATGTACCTAAGTTACGTAGTAGTAAAAGAagtagtactaggtacctagttATTCTAGTAGGCACCCGACTACTACCTACTTGCCTACTGTACTaaagtaggtaggtaccttaggtagtaggtactaaggtacccATAAGTCTACTACGGGTTGGTCCTGCCTTGTGCATTACGCACTCGGCTGCCGCATCCCCGAATCGTGCTTCATCCACTacagcagcccgccgagcGACAATCAACAcgcttgccgctgccgttctTCGTCGAGCGCTGGCCGCGCAGCTTGCGACCTTGATCGCCGACCCTCTCGTCACCTCCCGTACCGCCGGTGGCCTCTCTACCCGACTCGAACGAAGCCCAACGAAGTCCGCGCCACGTGCCAGCTCCTTGGGGGTGGGTGATAAGCCCTTCaggcggtgtcggcgtcgaaACGAGAGATATTCCGCGACACTGCGGCGAAACGCGGCGCGCTCTGTCGCTCAACGTATCCCGCCGTATgcgacggtggtggtagcGCAGCAGAAACCAAAACCAGCGCCATGGACTTCGCGCCCTACCAGTCGTCGCCTCCAGAGCACTCGCGCGTGGCATCGCCCGAGTTCGCCGGCAATGCCACATCCCCTCGACCGTCGCACGATGCCGGAGGCCGGCGACCATACTCGCCCTCTGCCGCCTTCAACGCGAGGAGTCCCCCGCCTCTTCAGCacccgcagccgcagcgcgcATGGGGTGGCGACCTTGACGACCAGACACAGGCTGGCTCTtggatcggcggcggcggcggcggtaacggcggtgccgccatGCCGGGTGCGTATCCCGCCGCCGAAATCAGCGAGTTTGATACCAGCCTCGGCCTGAGACTCGATTACGAGGCCTGCCTTGCGTATCTCGCCCTGCCacccctcggcgccatcttACTGCTTATCCTAGAACGCAAGAGTGATTATGTTCGGTAGGCGCCCAGATGCTTTCACACATGGCTTTGGCTGACCTTGAGCACACGCAGATTCCACGCCTGGCAAGCAGCCCTGCTCTTTACCGCGATCATGGTTTTTCACCTCATCTTCTCCTGGTCCTCGTTTCTAAGCTGGCTCTTCTTTGTTTGCGACATGGCTCTCATCGCCTTCCTCACGTTGAGAGCGTATCGGGACGCCGAGATCCTGGACAGGTACGCAaagacccccccccccccccctttttcctTTTCGAAGTCCTGCCGCGGCGGATCGTATGCCAACCTGACTGTCTCTAGGTTCGAGGTCCCGTTGTTTGGCAGCATAGCAAGCCGCTTCCTGGATGACGAGTAGGACTTGAGATGCAGCGGTGCCGAATTACACCTGTCAACGAGGGGGTGGTCTGGTCGGCCTTTTGCCTACCTCGTTTCACTCGCCTGCTTCCTATTAATGTATAAAACATTGCCTGCATTGTACTTTCACATATACCCCTATAATTCATGAAGGCCTAAACTAGCTACCTTTCAGTCGCGCCTGGTGGACACGTGCGCAACGAGCATGGCTCCGTCTTTGCAAATACAACCTCAACAATGGTGCAACGCGTGTGAGCCAAGAGGTCCCACTGCTAGTGTGGGACATGTCAACCGCTTCAGTATGGGATCTCCAGCGGCAGAGCTCGAGACCAGCAGCTTTTCGTAGTCGGCCATGGAATTCCTCGCCTCAGAAAATgaggggtggtggtcggATTGCAGTGTGCTCTATCTCGACGCCACACCCCTGACATCGCCCCTGATAGCCGGCTTGGGCTCAAAAATCCGTTCTCCTATGCCGCCTTCTGCGACACCACTATCGAGCCACCTCG from Purpureocillium takamizusanense chromosome 4, complete sequence includes the following:
- a CDS encoding uncharacterized protein (TransMembrane:3 (o115-131i143-161o167-185i)~EggNog:ENOG503P5F4) yields the protein MDFAPYQSSPPEHSRVASPEFAGNATSPRPSHDAGGRRPYSPSAAFNARSPPPLQHPQPQRAWGGDLDDQTQAGSWIGGGGGGNGGAAMPGAYPAAEISEFDTSLGLRLDYEACLAYLALPPLGAILLLILERKSDYVRFHAWQAALLFTAIMVFHLIFSWSSFLSWLFFVCDMALIAFLTLRAYRDAEILDRFEVPLFGSIASRFLDDE